A section of the Ignavibacteriales bacterium genome encodes:
- the rsmI gene encoding 16S rRNA (cytidine(1402)-2'-O)-methyltransferase: protein MTGKLYLVSTPIGNYGDITLRAIETLKSVNFIICEEFREARRLLSHYKIEKELVSLNEHNEKESAEEIIPRLLDGESAALISDCGTPLFSDPGHHLVDLCLGYRIDVVPVPGVNSLLPAITVSGLSIEKFYYYGWLSPKKDERRLELFKLKNINEVLILLDTPYRLKTLLSDIAKTFNPNTVVVLAFELTKETEKFFRGTVADVLELAEKQNLKGEFVLIIDNRNSGRSRRE from the coding sequence ATGACGGGCAAACTCTATCTTGTTTCAACTCCAATTGGCAACTATGGCGATATTACGCTTCGTGCAATAGAAACGCTTAAATCGGTTAACTTCATCATCTGCGAAGAGTTTAGGGAAGCGCGTAGACTTTTATCCCATTATAAAATTGAAAAGGAATTAGTTTCTTTAAACGAACATAATGAAAAAGAATCGGCGGAGGAAATTATTCCAAGACTTTTGGATGGAGAATCCGCCGCACTTATTTCTGATTGCGGAACGCCGCTGTTCTCAGATCCGGGTCATCATTTAGTGGATTTGTGTCTTGGTTATAGAATTGATGTTGTGCCTGTGCCGGGTGTTAATTCGCTTTTACCGGCAATTACAGTATCGGGACTTTCAATCGAAAAATTTTATTACTACGGATGGCTTTCTCCCAAAAAAGATGAACGCCGGCTGGAATTGTTCAAACTGAAAAATATAAACGAGGTTCTTATTCTTCTTGATACACCGTACCGATTAAAAACATTGCTTTCAGATATTGCCAAAACATTTAATCCTAATACTGTAGTTGTTCTTGCTTTTGAGTTGACAAAGGAAACGGAAAAATTTTTTAGAGGAACTGTTGCCGATGTTTTAGAGCTAGCAGAAAAGCAAAACTTAAAAGGAGAATTTGTTCTGATTATTGATAACCGGAATTCAGGTAGAAGCCGCCGGGAATAG